The following are encoded together in the Solenopsis invicta isolate M01_SB chromosome 14, UNIL_Sinv_3.0, whole genome shotgun sequence genome:
- the LOC105196202 gene encoding probable dolichyl pyrophosphate Glc1Man9GlcNAc2 alpha-1,3-glucosyltransferase gives MPTARQDILTETQVNQDGKITSSSSFSSVLWKVDNTLLKIFLLVTCIKILLIPTYRSTDFEVHRNWLAITHSLPVAEWYMNAQSPWTLDYPPLFAWFEYCLSQVAVLFDPEMLKVENLNYASSATIYFQRGTVIFADLIFAYGVRETGRTFCKSLNSHIVFIFLSLCNVGLLLVDHIHFQYNGFLLGVLLMSMAKVSKIDKQMSVLQGAMWFAILLNLKHLYVYVAPAYTIWLLKSYCLNSGKFFKRLFSLGLIVLTILAVSFGPFRTQLPQVMSRLFPFKRGLVHSYWAANGWALYIGAEKVLSVILKRLGWLKEIKSAVMTGGLVQEQNFLILPTPTPIVTFLLTFIAMLPALWSLLCKKPYMNSKNLVRCIILCALSSFMFGWHVHEKAILTAIIPLCVLAAIYAEDARIFIILSSAGQTALLPLLYPDNLSSLKLLLSLTYMLLSILVLINQHGRHILQLHEWLYVIPLPLVTVYEIVLHKLLLGDKLPFLPLAFTSIYCAIGITYCWILYYYMYLQNNVHANDRVTEGKLSRQKLKDKQS, from the exons ATGCCAACTGCCCGGCAAGATATTCTGACAGAAACTCAAGTAAACCAGGATGGAAAGATCACTTCTTCTTCATCTTTTTCCTCTGTTCTTTGGAAGGTGGACAATACGTTATTGAAGATCTTCCTTTTAGTCACCTGCATTAAGATTCTTCTAATTCCTACTTA CCGCTCCACTGATTTTGAGGTACATCGCAATTGGCTGGCTATCACCCACAGTCTACCTGTTGCAGAATGGTATATGAACGCACAATCTCCCTGGACTCTAGACTATCCACCACTGTTTGCGTGGTTTGAGTACTGTCTCAGCCAAGTGGCTGTACTTTTCGATCCAGAGATGCTCAAAGTAGAGAATTTGAATTATGCCTCGTCAGCTACTATATATTTCCAAAGAGGCACAGTTATATTTGCAGATCTGATATTTGCATATGGAGTAAGAGA aacAGGTAGAACATTTTGCAAATCTTTGAACAGCcatatagtttttatatttctatcatTGTGCAATGTAGGACTACTGTTAGTCGACCATATACATTTCCAGTACAACGGTTTTTTACTTGGCGTTTTATTGATGTCAATGGCAAAAGTCTCAAAGATTGACAAACAG ATGTCAGTATTGCAAGGTGCTATGTGGTTTGCCATTTTACTCAATTTAAAACATCTGTATGTATACGTGGCACCAGCATACACCATCTGGCTATTAAAATCATATTGTCTGAACAGTGGAAAGTTCTTTAAGAGGTTGTTTAGTCTTGGCCTTATAGTTCTGACTATTCTAGCAGTATCCTTTGGTCCATTCAGAACTCAATTACCACAG gtaatGTCCCGTTTATTTCCATTTAAAAGAGGTTTGGTACATTCGTACTGGGCTGCGAATGGTTGGGCTCTGTATATCGGCGCAGAAAAAGTGCTGTCTGTGATATTGAAACGTCTGGGATGgttgaaagaaattaaatctgCGGTAATGACGGGTGGTCTGGTGCAAGAACAAAACTTCCTTATACTACCTACTCCAACTCCTATCGTTACGTTTCTTCTGACTTTTATAGCAATGCTC ccTGCGCTGTGGAGTCTGTTATGCAAGAAACCTTACATGAATTCAAAAAACCTTGTTAGGTGCATTATATTATGTGCTTTAAGTTCATTTATGTTCGGTTGGCATGTGCATGAGAAAGCCATTTTAACCGCAATCATCCCTTTGTG cgtTCTCGCAGCGATATATGCGGAAGACGcgcgtatatttattattttaagcaGTGCTGGTCAGACTGCTCTTTTACCACTGCTGTATCCCGATAACTTATCTTCATTGAAGTTACTACTATCGCTGACATACATGCTTTTGTCGATTTTAGTCCTGATTAATCAACACGGCAGacatatattacaattacatgAATGGCTGTATGTAATACCGCTGCCTCTAGTTACGGTCTACGAAATAGTGCTACATAAATTATTACTCGGCGACAAATTGCCGTTCTTGCCATTAGCATTTACTTCTATATACTGTGCCATTGGTATAACTTACTGCTGGATACTGTACTATTATATGTATCTGCAGAATAACGTTCATGCCAATGACAGAGTAACAGAAGGTAAATTGAGTCgccaaaaattaaaagacaaacAATCCTAG